A window of the Agrococcus jejuensis genome harbors these coding sequences:
- the sucC gene encoding ADP-forming succinate--CoA ligase subunit beta encodes MDLYEYQARDMFESHGVPVLQGIIADTAEEAEAAARSIGTPVVVVKAQVKTGGRGKAGGVKVAKSPEEARAAAEAILGLDIKGHTVHRVMVAAGAQIEEEYYFSVLLDRANRSYLAMCSYEGGMEIEQLAEERPEALAKVEVDPAVGITLDVARRIVAEANFPADVAERVAPVLVTLYGVFEKEDATLVEVNPLVQTADGAIVALDGKVTLDENAEFRHEGHAALEDKAAADPLEAKAKESDLNYVKLDGQVGIIGNGAGLVMSTLDVVAYAGEQFGGVKPANFLDIGGGASAEVMAAGLDVILGDDDVKSVFVNVFGGITACDAVANGIVQALAILGDAATKPLVVRLDGNNVDEGRQILADAAHPLVTVVDTMDEAAAKAAELAAA; translated from the coding sequence GTGGATCTCTACGAGTACCAGGCCAGGGACATGTTCGAGTCCCATGGCGTTCCCGTCCTCCAAGGCATCATCGCCGACACCGCAGAGGAGGCCGAGGCGGCAGCCCGCTCGATCGGCACCCCGGTGGTCGTCGTGAAGGCCCAGGTCAAGACCGGAGGCCGCGGCAAGGCCGGCGGCGTCAAGGTCGCGAAGAGCCCCGAGGAGGCCCGCGCCGCAGCGGAGGCCATCCTCGGTCTCGACATCAAGGGCCACACGGTCCACCGCGTCATGGTCGCCGCGGGCGCGCAGATCGAGGAGGAGTACTACTTCTCCGTGCTGCTCGACCGCGCGAACCGCTCGTACCTCGCCATGTGCTCCTACGAGGGCGGCATGGAGATCGAGCAGCTCGCCGAGGAGCGCCCCGAGGCGCTCGCCAAGGTCGAGGTCGACCCCGCCGTCGGCATCACGCTCGACGTCGCCCGCCGCATCGTCGCCGAGGCGAACTTCCCCGCCGACGTCGCCGAGCGCGTCGCCCCCGTGCTCGTCACGCTCTACGGCGTGTTCGAGAAGGAGGACGCGACGCTCGTCGAGGTCAACCCGCTCGTGCAGACGGCCGACGGCGCGATCGTCGCCCTCGACGGCAAGGTCACGCTCGACGAGAACGCCGAGTTCCGCCACGAGGGCCACGCTGCCCTCGAGGACAAGGCAGCAGCCGACCCGCTCGAGGCGAAGGCCAAGGAGTCGGACCTCAACTACGTCAAGCTCGACGGCCAGGTCGGCATCATCGGCAACGGCGCAGGCCTCGTCATGTCGACGCTCGACGTCGTCGCGTACGCAGGCGAGCAGTTCGGCGGCGTGAAGCCCGCCAACTTCCTCGACATCGGTGGCGGCGCCTCGGCAGAGGTCATGGCGGCCGGACTCGACGTCATCCTCGGCGACGACGACGTGAAGAGCGTCTTCGTCAACGTCTTCGGCGGCATCACCGCATGCGACGCCGTGGCGAACGGCATCGTGCAGGCGCTCGCCATCCTCGGCGACGCAGCCACGAAGCCGCTCGTCGTGCGCCTCGACGGCAACAACGTCGACGAGGGCCGACAGATCCTGGCCGACGCAGCGCACCCGCTCGTCACGGTCGTGGACACCATGGACGAGGCCGCCGCCAAGGCCGCCGAGCTCGCAGCGGCGTAG
- a CDS encoding VIT1/CCC1 transporter family protein translates to MDPALHRHPDMPRPVESTASRLSWLRAAVLGANDGIVSTAALIVGVAASGASAGAILTAGTAALVAGALSMGVGEYVSVSSQRDSERAAIRRERRFLASNPVGQEAQLAHMYELRGLTPRTAHLVASELSAADPLKAHLDIEYRLDEDESPNNPWAAAAASAAAFSAGALVPLLAAILMPTSWAPWSIVAAVVVALLATGFTAARIGAAGKRRAMVRVLVGGVGALAITYVIGTLFGTHVV, encoded by the coding sequence ATGGACCCCGCCCTGCACCGCCACCCCGACATGCCCCGGCCGGTCGAGTCGACCGCCTCGCGGCTGTCGTGGCTGCGTGCTGCGGTGCTCGGCGCCAACGACGGCATCGTGTCGACGGCCGCCCTGATCGTCGGCGTCGCCGCGTCGGGCGCATCGGCCGGCGCGATCCTCACGGCGGGCACGGCGGCGCTCGTCGCCGGCGCGCTGTCGATGGGCGTCGGCGAGTACGTGTCGGTGTCGTCGCAGCGCGACAGCGAGCGCGCGGCGATCCGTCGCGAGCGCCGCTTCCTCGCCTCGAACCCCGTCGGCCAGGAGGCGCAGCTCGCGCACATGTACGAGCTGCGCGGCCTGACGCCGCGCACGGCGCACCTCGTGGCGAGCGAGCTGTCGGCCGCCGACCCGCTGAAGGCGCACCTCGACATCGAGTACCGCCTCGACGAGGACGAGTCGCCGAACAACCCGTGGGCCGCCGCTGCGGCATCCGCTGCCGCGTTCTCGGCCGGCGCGCTCGTGCCGTTGCTCGCCGCCATCCTCATGCCGACGTCGTGGGCGCCGTGGTCGATCGTGGCGGCCGTGGTCGTGGCGCTGCTCGCGACGGGCTTCACGGCGGCGCGCATCGGCGCGGCCGGCAAGCGCCGCGCGATGGTGCGCGTGCTCGTGGGTGGCGTGGGCGCCCTCGCGATCACGTACGTCATCGGCACGCTCTTCGGCACGCACGTCGTCTAG
- a CDS encoding VOC family protein: MDTTASEGAVALEVRIELVFVPVADVDRSVAFYGDTLGWHVDHDSTVSESLRFVQVTPPGSACSIAFGLGISDDEPGTMRNVQAVIPDADAALADLRARGVAAEGVDDLSWGRFVSFADPDGNRWVLQQLPPR, from the coding sequence ATGGACACCACCGCATCCGAGGGCGCCGTCGCCCTCGAGGTCAGGATCGAGCTCGTCTTCGTGCCCGTCGCCGACGTCGACCGCTCCGTCGCCTTCTACGGCGACACCCTCGGCTGGCACGTCGACCACGACTCCACCGTCTCCGAGTCGCTGCGCTTCGTGCAGGTGACGCCGCCGGGCTCGGCGTGCTCGATCGCGTTCGGCCTCGGCATCAGCGACGACGAGCCGGGCACGATGCGCAACGTGCAGGCGGTGATCCCGGATGCGGATGCGGCGCTCGCCGACCTGCGCGCCCGCGGCGTCGCCGCCGAGGGCGTCGACGACCTCTCGTGGGGCCGCTTCGTCTCGTTCGCCGACCCCGACGGCAACCGCTGGGTGCTGCAGCAGCTCCCGCCGCGCTGA
- a CDS encoding MBL fold metallo-hydrolase, with protein MQLAPGLHRIGDDRVAFLLVVADDGLTLVDAGLPGHRRDLRRALRALDRTEADVRGVVLTHGDQDHIGFAEALRVEHGVPVYVHEADAARTRGDEPAPSNPMPPWRLGAALGFVATMLTKGIRPRHLGEVRTVVDGDVLPLPGSPVVVGMPGHSPGSIAVLLPEHRVVAVGDALTTRHVLTGDTTPQLTPFTDDLAEADASLARLAQVDADVVVPGHGTVWRGTPRALVDAIRAAR; from the coding sequence ATGCAGCTAGCCCCAGGCCTCCACCGCATCGGCGACGACCGCGTCGCCTTCCTGCTCGTCGTCGCCGACGACGGGCTCACCCTCGTCGACGCCGGCCTGCCGGGCCACCGCCGCGACCTGCGGCGTGCGCTGCGCGCGCTCGACCGCACCGAGGCCGACGTGCGCGGCGTCGTGCTGACGCACGGCGACCAGGACCACATCGGCTTCGCCGAGGCGCTGCGCGTCGAGCACGGCGTCCCGGTCTACGTGCACGAGGCCGATGCTGCCCGTACGCGCGGCGACGAGCCCGCTCCGTCGAACCCGATGCCGCCATGGCGGCTCGGGGCAGCGCTCGGCTTCGTGGCGACCATGCTCACGAAGGGCATCCGACCTCGACACCTCGGCGAGGTGCGCACCGTGGTCGACGGCGACGTGCTGCCGCTGCCGGGCTCGCCGGTGGTCGTCGGCATGCCGGGCCACTCGCCCGGGTCGATCGCGGTGCTGCTGCCCGAGCACCGGGTCGTCGCCGTGGGCGACGCGCTCACGACGCGGCACGTGCTCACGGGCGACACGACGCCGCAGCTCACGCCGTTCACCGACGATCTCGCCGAGGCCGACGCATCCCTCGCTCGGCTCGCGCAGGTCGACGCCGACGTCGTCGTGCCCGGCCACGGCACCGTGTGGCGCGGCACGCCGCGCGCGCTCGTCGACGCCATCCGCGCCGCCCGCTGA
- a CDS encoding pyridoxal phosphate-dependent decarboxylase family protein, translated as MHADTSGDATLRPDAMHEISDGTREVVDRVLRYARDRALYERVPLDRALPPDELAAQAGAAITADGIGAERATALFADVLAPACLSTDHPGYVSFIPSAPSKAAIAFDLVVSASAIYGGSWMEGAGAVHAENEVLHWLAGEFGLPEGAGGAFVQGGTIGNLSALVAARDAYRRHRGAMDDAAPVRLAVVCSAEAHSSIASAASVMDVDVVGVPTGADGRLHGDAVAAALDAHPGVFAVVATAGTTNFGIVDDIAGIARAAKDRGVWLHVDGAYGLAAMLVDELRPAFAGVELADSLVVDPHKWLFAPFDACALLYRDPAGARLAHTQHAEYLDTLTESADWNPSDLAVQLTRRSRGLPLWFSLATHGTEQYRATIRHGIDAAAAIADDIEQRPHLSLVRPPQLSVVVFRREGWTLADYQRWSDRLLDEQRAFCVPSSHAGEPVLRFAIISPLTTIDVLRDILDTLD; from the coding sequence ATGCACGCAGACACCTCAGGGGACGCGACGCTGCGACCCGACGCCATGCACGAGATCTCCGACGGCACGCGCGAGGTCGTCGACCGCGTCCTGCGCTATGCGCGCGACCGCGCCCTGTACGAGCGGGTGCCGCTCGATCGGGCGCTGCCGCCCGACGAGCTCGCCGCCCAGGCCGGGGCCGCGATCACGGCCGACGGCATCGGCGCCGAGCGCGCGACCGCGCTGTTCGCCGACGTGCTCGCCCCCGCGTGCCTCTCGACCGACCACCCCGGCTACGTGTCGTTCATCCCGTCGGCGCCGAGCAAGGCGGCGATCGCGTTCGACCTCGTCGTCTCCGCATCCGCGATCTACGGCGGATCGTGGATGGAGGGCGCGGGCGCCGTGCACGCCGAGAACGAGGTGCTGCATTGGCTCGCCGGCGAGTTCGGCCTGCCGGAGGGCGCCGGTGGCGCGTTCGTGCAGGGCGGCACGATCGGCAACCTCTCGGCGCTCGTCGCCGCGCGCGACGCGTACCGTCGCCACCGCGGCGCGATGGACGACGCCGCACCCGTGCGCCTCGCGGTGGTGTGCAGCGCAGAGGCGCACTCGTCGATCGCCTCCGCGGCCTCCGTCATGGACGTCGACGTCGTCGGCGTGCCCACCGGCGCCGACGGCCGACTGCACGGCGACGCCGTCGCGGCGGCGCTCGACGCGCACCCCGGCGTGTTCGCCGTCGTCGCCACCGCCGGCACGACGAACTTCGGGATCGTCGACGACATCGCCGGCATCGCACGCGCCGCGAAGGACCGCGGCGTGTGGCTGCACGTCGACGGCGCCTACGGCCTCGCCGCCATGCTCGTCGACGAGCTGCGGCCCGCGTTCGCAGGCGTCGAGCTCGCCGACTCCCTCGTCGTCGACCCGCACAAGTGGCTCTTCGCACCCTTCGACGCGTGCGCGCTGCTCTACCGCGACCCCGCCGGCGCGCGCCTCGCGCACACGCAGCACGCCGAGTACCTCGACACCCTCACCGAGTCGGCCGACTGGAACCCCTCCGACCTCGCCGTGCAGCTCACGCGCCGCTCGCGCGGCCTGCCGCTGTGGTTCTCGCTCGCGACGCACGGCACCGAGCAGTACCGCGCGACCATCCGCCACGGCATCGACGCCGCCGCCGCGATCGCCGACGACATCGAGCAGCGCCCGCACCTGTCGCTCGTGCGCCCGCCGCAGCTGTCGGTCGTCGTGTTCCGCCGCGAGGGATGGACGCTCGCCGACTACCAGCGGTGGTCGGATCGGCTGCTCGACGAGCAGCGCGCGTTCTGCGTGCCGTCGTCGCACGCCGGCGAGCCCGTGCTGCGCTTCGCGATCATCAGCCCGCTCACGACGATCGACGTGCTCAGGGACATCCTCGACACGCTCGACTGA
- a CDS encoding PQQ-dependent sugar dehydrogenase: MTLTRRTMLTGMLGAGLGLTACAPTDPTVHASGDEEADAVATTPAATPPAFPTVDRTIATGLAVPWSLAFLADGAALVSERATGRVLRVDGSGGVDEVGVVPGVAPQGEGGLLGLALSPDESALYAYLSSEADNRLVRMPFHGGLGTPEVLVEGIALARNHQGGRLRFGPDGMLYVTVGDAADGSRSQDPNDLAGKILRLDADGQAAEGNPFGTRVWSLGHRNPQGLAWDGDRMWAAEFGQDTADELNRIEPGGNYGWPAVEGAGGDPAYVDPIVTWPTSECSPSGLEIDRGVAYLCALRGQGLWVIPLAGDGAGTPQKAFDRELGRLRCVALAPDGSLWVTTSNRDANGTPGTDDDRILRVAI, encoded by the coding sequence ATGACCCTGACTCGCAGGACCATGCTCACGGGGATGCTCGGCGCCGGCCTCGGCCTCACGGCCTGCGCGCCGACCGATCCGACCGTCCACGCCTCCGGCGACGAGGAGGCCGACGCCGTCGCGACGACGCCCGCGGCCACGCCGCCCGCGTTCCCCACCGTCGACCGCACGATCGCGACGGGCCTCGCGGTGCCGTGGTCGCTCGCGTTCCTCGCCGACGGCGCCGCGCTCGTCTCCGAGCGCGCCACGGGCCGCGTGCTGCGCGTCGACGGCTCGGGCGGCGTCGACGAGGTGGGCGTCGTGCCGGGCGTCGCACCGCAGGGCGAGGGCGGCCTGCTGGGGCTCGCGCTGTCGCCCGACGAGTCGGCGCTCTACGCCTACCTGTCGAGCGAGGCCGACAATCGGCTCGTGCGCATGCCGTTCCACGGCGGCCTCGGCACGCCCGAGGTGCTCGTCGAGGGCATCGCGCTCGCTCGCAACCACCAGGGCGGCCGGCTGCGCTTCGGTCCGGACGGCATGCTCTACGTCACCGTCGGCGACGCCGCCGACGGCTCGCGCTCGCAGGATCCGAACGACCTTGCAGGCAAGATCCTGCGTCTGGATGCGGATGGGCAGGCCGCCGAGGGCAATCCGTTCGGCACGCGCGTGTGGTCGCTGGGGCACCGCAACCCGCAGGGGCTCGCATGGGACGGCGACCGCATGTGGGCCGCCGAGTTCGGGCAGGACACCGCCGACGAGCTCAACCGCATCGAACCGGGCGGCAACTACGGCTGGCCGGCCGTCGAGGGCGCGGGCGGCGACCCCGCCTACGTCGACCCGATCGTGACGTGGCCGACGTCGGAGTGCTCGCCCTCGGGGCTCGAGATCGACCGCGGCGTCGCCTACCTGTGCGCGCTGCGCGGCCAGGGCCTGTGGGTCATCCCCCTCGCGGGCGACGGCGCCGGCACGCCGCAGAAGGCGTTCGACCGCGAGCTCGGCCGCCTGCGCTGCGTCGCGCTCGCGCCCGACGGGTCGCTGTGGGTCACGACGAGCAATCGCGACGCGAACGGCACGCCCGGCACCGACGACGACCGCATCCTGCGCGTCGCGATCTGA
- a CDS encoding response regulator translates to MSIVLRALVVEDEPQVAIVTRGFVERHPGFQVVAVAPTGEQALDAVETLAPDVVLLDVHLPDISGLTVLRRLRSRGSRVEVVAVTAARDLETVRLARTQGVRHYLVKPFDMQTLHQRLDDVHRAVVQERALAASTLDQAGIDAVLGSSSAGPRLVRKGVNDRTLQTVEAALAEAGSDASAAEVAERIGMSRVSARRYLERLVELGVARVEPRYGSAGRPEHRYTATGS, encoded by the coding sequence ATGAGCATCGTGCTGCGCGCGCTCGTCGTCGAGGACGAGCCGCAGGTCGCGATCGTGACACGCGGCTTCGTCGAACGGCATCCGGGATTCCAGGTCGTCGCCGTGGCGCCGACGGGCGAGCAGGCGCTCGACGCCGTCGAGACGCTCGCGCCCGACGTCGTGCTGCTCGACGTGCACCTGCCCGACATCTCCGGCCTGACGGTGCTGCGCCGGCTGCGGTCGCGCGGCAGCCGCGTCGAGGTCGTCGCCGTCACGGCGGCGCGCGACCTCGAGACCGTGCGCCTCGCGCGCACGCAGGGCGTGCGCCACTACCTCGTGAAGCCGTTCGACATGCAGACGCTGCACCAACGGCTCGACGACGTGCACCGCGCCGTCGTGCAGGAGCGCGCGCTCGCGGCATCCACGCTCGACCAGGCCGGCATCGACGCCGTGCTCGGCAGCTCGTCGGCGGGGCCGCGCCTCGTGCGCAAGGGCGTCAACGACCGCACCCTGCAGACCGTCGAGGCGGCGCTCGCCGAGGCGGGGTCGGATGCGTCGGCGGCCGAGGTCGCCGAGCGCATCGGCATGTCGCGCGTGAGCGCGCGCCGCTACCTCGAGCGCCTCGTCGAGCTGGGCGTCGCTCGCGTCGAGCCGCGCTACGGCTCGGCGGGCCGGCCCGAGCACCGGTACACGGCCACCGGCTCCTGA
- a CDS encoding ATP-binding protein, whose translation MARAMALRGRLARPFALLRAMPLRRQLVLLQSAIMLVVMLGATGGAVVIQEAQIREAYKDRMIGVAFSVAQLPTVLDAFDDPDPSATIQPIAELIRTSSDVTYVVVTNVDGIRYSHPNPELIGEPASTPPTAAQTGDVWIGTETGTLGQSWRVKVPIFGPDGEVIGQVSVGTLESELQADLLGSMRTLAVWLVIAAIVGVLLATWAASVVRRRIHGVEPDEIKAMLETRDATLHGIREGIVVVGDDGRIVLCNDAAARLLDVEVDDAVGEPLDGVLDADLAGLLADDGQRLVLAGERVLVAHADPVVVHDRTVGSVVILVDRTETDEALRALAGAQSAAEGLRAQRHEFANTLHTIGGLIELGESDAALAMVRREGDGGAISGVEESGIHDLELAALVLAKRARARELGVRLTVDASGLAAPFAADGADLVTIVGNLVDNALDAAGMQGRVRVTLSSCTGADAMGRIVVEDDGPGVPVAERAAIFELGHSSKGEGRARGYGLTLVRRVVARLGGDVRVDDADLGGARLTVTLPVHARADARVRP comes from the coding sequence ATGGCTCGAGCGATGGCGCTGCGGGGCCGCCTCGCGCGGCCGTTCGCGCTGCTGCGCGCCATGCCGCTGCGACGCCAGCTCGTGCTGCTGCAGTCGGCCATCATGCTCGTCGTCATGCTCGGCGCGACCGGCGGCGCCGTGGTCATCCAGGAAGCGCAGATCCGCGAGGCCTACAAGGACCGCATGATCGGCGTCGCCTTCTCGGTCGCGCAGCTGCCGACGGTGCTCGACGCGTTCGACGATCCCGATCCGTCGGCGACCATCCAGCCGATCGCCGAGCTCATCCGCACGTCGTCCGACGTCACGTACGTCGTCGTGACGAACGTCGACGGCATCCGCTACTCGCATCCGAATCCCGAGCTCATCGGAGAGCCGGCGTCGACGCCGCCGACGGCTGCGCAGACCGGCGACGTGTGGATCGGCACCGAGACGGGCACCCTCGGCCAGTCGTGGCGCGTGAAGGTGCCGATCTTCGGCCCCGACGGCGAGGTCATCGGCCAGGTGTCGGTCGGCACGCTCGAGTCCGAGCTGCAGGCCGACCTGCTCGGCTCCATGCGCACGCTCGCGGTGTGGCTCGTCATCGCGGCGATCGTGGGCGTGCTGCTGGCGACGTGGGCCGCCAGCGTCGTGCGGCGCCGCATCCACGGCGTCGAGCCCGACGAGATCAAGGCGATGCTCGAGACGCGCGACGCGACGCTGCACGGCATCCGCGAGGGCATCGTCGTCGTCGGCGACGACGGCCGGATCGTGCTGTGCAACGATGCCGCCGCCCGCCTGCTCGACGTCGAGGTCGACGACGCCGTGGGCGAGCCGCTCGACGGCGTGCTCGACGCCGACCTCGCCGGGCTGCTCGCCGACGACGGCCAGCGCCTCGTGCTCGCGGGCGAGCGCGTGCTCGTCGCGCACGCCGATCCCGTCGTCGTGCACGACCGCACGGTCGGCAGCGTCGTCATCCTCGTCGACCGCACCGAGACCGACGAGGCGCTGCGCGCGCTCGCGGGTGCGCAGTCGGCGGCCGAGGGGCTGCGGGCGCAGCGGCACGAGTTCGCGAACACGCTGCACACCATCGGCGGCCTCATCGAGCTGGGGGAGTCGGATGCGGCGCTCGCGATGGTGCGGCGCGAGGGCGACGGCGGCGCGATCAGCGGCGTCGAGGAGTCGGGCATCCACGACCTCGAGCTCGCGGCGCTCGTGCTCGCGAAGCGCGCCCGCGCGCGCGAGCTGGGCGTGCGGCTCACGGTCGACGCGTCGGGGCTCGCCGCGCCGTTCGCCGCCGACGGCGCCGACCTCGTGACGATCGTCGGCAACCTCGTCGACAACGCGCTCGACGCCGCCGGCATGCAGGGGCGCGTGCGCGTCACGCTGTCGAGTTGCACGGGCGCGGACGCCATGGGCCGCATCGTCGTCGAGGACGACGGGCCGGGCGTGCCGGTCGCCGAGCGCGCCGCGATCTTCGAGCTCGGCCACTCGTCGAAGGGCGAGGGCCGTGCGCGCGGCTACGGCCTCACGCTCGTGCGGCGCGTCGTCGCCCGGCTCGGCGGCGACGTGCGGGTCGACGACGCCGACCTCGGCGGCGCACGCCTGACGGTCACGCTGCCGGTGCATGCGCGAGCGGATGCGCGGGTGCGGCCATGA
- a CDS encoding Bug family tripartite tricarboxylate transporter substrate binding protein, producing the protein MTNDAHPLRLRRTLLIGAAGLTAFALAACSSGGTGGGDADAAPGEISTLGVIAPADPGGGWDQTARAVSAALTGDDLVGSAPVTNIGGAGGTVGLASLATETEYTTVMVTGSVMVGAVETNASQNRIEDMTPIARLTEEPLVIVVPADSEFESVQDVVDAIVEDGPQVTVTGGSAGGIDHILAGQLLIEGGVDPADVPTSLNYIANSGGGEALTMLLGGTAMVGISGVGEFAPSVESGDLRALAVSSAEPSILLPDAPTLQDEGIDLAITNWRGLIAPGGISAEEQQALVDLITEMHDAGSWAESVDTNGWTDAFITGDEFSTFLDEDITLTQETLRTIGLTS; encoded by the coding sequence ATGACCAACGACGCTCACCCCCTGCGGCTGCGCCGCACCCTGCTGATCGGTGCCGCGGGTCTCACGGCCTTCGCGCTCGCCGCGTGCTCCTCGGGCGGCACCGGCGGCGGCGACGCCGACGCGGCACCCGGCGAGATCTCGACGCTCGGCGTCATCGCACCCGCCGACCCCGGCGGCGGCTGGGACCAGACGGCCCGCGCCGTCTCGGCAGCGCTCACGGGCGACGACCTCGTCGGCTCCGCCCCCGTCACGAACATCGGCGGCGCCGGCGGCACCGTCGGCCTCGCGAGCCTCGCGACCGAGACCGAGTACACGACCGTCATGGTCACGGGCTCCGTCATGGTCGGCGCCGTCGAGACCAACGCCTCGCAGAACCGCATCGAGGACATGACGCCCATCGCGCGCCTCACCGAGGAGCCCCTCGTCATCGTCGTGCCCGCGGACAGCGAGTTCGAGTCGGTGCAGGACGTCGTCGACGCCATCGTCGAGGACGGCCCCCAGGTCACCGTCACGGGCGGCTCGGCAGGCGGCATCGACCACATCCTCGCCGGCCAGCTGCTCATCGAGGGCGGCGTCGACCCCGCCGACGTGCCCACGTCGCTCAACTACATCGCCAACTCCGGCGGCGGCGAGGCGCTCACGATGCTGCTCGGCGGCACCGCCATGGTCGGCATCTCGGGCGTCGGCGAGTTCGCCCCGTCCGTCGAGTCCGGCGACCTGCGGGCCCTCGCCGTCTCGTCTGCCGAGCCGTCGATCCTCCTGCCCGACGCGCCCACGCTGCAGGACGAGGGCATCGACCTCGCCATCACCAACTGGCGCGGTCTCATCGCCCCCGGCGGCATCAGCGCCGAGGAGCAGCAGGCGCTCGTCGACCTCATCACCGAGATGCACGACGCCGGCTCGTGGGCCGAGTCCGTCGACACGAACGGCTGGACGGACGCGTTCATCACGGGCGACGAGTTCAGCACCTTCCTCGACGAGGACATCACGCTGACGCAGGAGACCCTGCGCACGATCGGCCTGACCTCGTGA
- a CDS encoding tripartite tricarboxylate transporter TctB family protein — protein sequence MTVEAGAPVEGAPASPRVHPRAHRVEAMVVVGVVIALAIATLVLTTQIPQGGQATTLSARVIPYVVGGLLLVAGIGVLVGQLRGRFGEAEEGEDVDLEHGTSWVTTGVVALAFLSLVLTIPHLGWPLAVTVLFGASAIALGAKKWWIAVLVGLGLGVVTQLLFGSLLGLSLPATGTLTGWIPLG from the coding sequence GTGACCGTCGAGGCCGGCGCACCCGTCGAGGGTGCGCCGGCCTCGCCCCGCGTGCACCCTCGAGCGCACCGGGTCGAGGCCATGGTCGTCGTGGGCGTCGTCATCGCGCTCGCGATCGCGACGCTCGTGCTCACGACGCAGATCCCGCAGGGCGGGCAGGCGACGACGCTCAGCGCCCGCGTCATCCCCTACGTCGTCGGCGGGCTGCTGCTCGTCGCCGGCATCGGCGTGCTCGTCGGCCAGCTGCGCGGCCGCTTCGGCGAGGCCGAGGAAGGCGAGGACGTCGACCTCGAGCACGGCACGTCGTGGGTCACCACCGGCGTCGTCGCGCTCGCGTTCCTGTCGCTCGTGCTCACCATCCCGCACCTCGGGTGGCCGCTCGCCGTCACCGTGCTCTTCGGCGCCTCCGCCATCGCGCTCGGCGCCAAGAAGTGGTGGATCGCCGTGCTCGTCGGCCTCGGCCTCGGCGTCGTGACCCAGCTGCTGTTCGGCAGCCTCCTCGGACTCTCGCTGCCCGCCACGGGCACCCTCACCGGCTGGATCCCCCTTGGATAG